From one Rhodamnia argentea isolate NSW1041297 chromosome 1, ASM2092103v1, whole genome shotgun sequence genomic stretch:
- the LOC115739016 gene encoding stemmadenine O-acetyltransferase-like, whose protein sequence is MKVILEHAETIKPSSPTPPDLRRHSLSFLDQIAPPIFMPLLLFFSKDDPLTNEEKLSKIKRSLSETLTGFYPLAGRLRDNLYVECNDDGVHFVVAQATCRLSEVLESPDPEKLDRLLPFKLYDLGDLATAVQVSFFECGGLCLALCVSHKLADALSFFSFLNSWATVARGDGGQIISPVFESSSLFPPMNLAGFAPSTGILKEGLVTKRFVFDAVSIAALRDKYCNNEKVEAEGQIRRPTRVEALSAFLWRRYMESTQKKPDCTSENDKIYTVLHAVNLRPRMDPPLSDRHFGNISRIALAMPTIDTDEHMIVNQVREAIKEVNTDYVKKLREGEGHLNFMKERSARISKGEIVPFSFTSLCRFPTYEADFGWGKPAWVGSSALPYWNLVSFLDTRDGGGIEAYANLKPEDMALFEKDKELLSLASSSAPPNVKYA, encoded by the exons ATGAAGGTGATACTAGAACACGCAGAGACCATCAAGCCATCTTCTCCGACACCTCCCGATCTCCGCCGCCACAGCCTCTCCTTCCTCGACCAGATCGCGCCCCCAATTTTCATgcccctcctcctctttttctccAAAGACGATCCCCTCACCAACGAGGAAAAACTCTCCAAGATCAAGCGATCTCTCTCTGAAACCCTAACCGGGTTCTACCCACTCGCTGGGCGCTTAAGAGACAACCTCTACGTCGAATGCAACGACGATGGCGTCCACTTCGTGGTGGCTCAAGCCACATGCCGGCTCTCGGAGGTCCTCGAAAGTCCTGACCCCGAGAAGCTTGACCGGCTCTTGCCCTTCAAGCTCTACGACTTGGGCGATCTCGCCACGGCCGTCCAAGTTAGCTTCTTTGAGTGCGGAGGGTTGTGCCTAGCACTATGCGTCTCCCACAAGCTCGCTGACGCGCTGTCGTTCTTCTCTTTCCTCAATAGTTGGGCCACGGTCGCTCGTGGCGACGGCGGCCAGATAATATCTCCCGTTTTCGAGTCATCCTCTCTTTTCCCGCCAATGAATCTAGCGGGATTTGCACCAAGTACGGGGATTTTGAAGGAAGGCCTCGTTACGAAGCGGTTCGTCTTCGACGCCGTGTCGATAGCCGCCCTTCGAGATAAGTATTGCAACAATGAGAAGGTCGAGGCAGAAGGCCAGATAAGGCGGCCGACGAGAGTCGAGGCCTTGTCGGCCTTCTTGTGGAGGCGGTACATGGAGAGCACGCAAAAGAAACCAGACTGCACCAGCGAGAATGACAAGATATACACGGTGCTACATGCAGTGAACTTGCGTCCGAGGATGGATCCGCCATTGTCAGACCGCCATTTCGGGAACATAAGTAGGATTGCCCTGGCGATGCCAACCATTGATACTGATGAACATATGATCGTGAACCAG GTGAGAGAAGCAATAAAGGAAGTGAACACGGACTACGTGAAGAAGCTAAGAGAAGGCGAAGGGCACTTGAACTTCATGAAGGAACGCTCGGCCCGGATTTCAAAAGGCGAGATCGTGCCCTTCAGCTTCACGAGTCTGTGCCGGTTCCCGACCTACGAGGCCGACTTCGGATGGGGCAAGCCCGCGTGGGTCGGGTCCTCCGCGCTTCCTTACTGGAACCTCGTCTCCTTCCTCGACACCAGAGATGGAGGCGGCATAGAAGCATATGCTAATCTCAAGCCAGAGGACATGGCCCTGTTCGAGAAGGACAAGGAGCTTCTTTCACTGGCATCGTCGTCGGCACCCCCGAACGTGAAATATGCGTAG